A single genomic interval of Arthrobacter methylotrophus harbors:
- a CDS encoding PEP/pyruvate-binding domain-containing protein yields the protein MDDAQPPKPILHAPATVSEPQMAQQITASLAEFGRGDVAVAGGKGAALGELVRQGFPVPPGFVITTGAYLSFLAETKAGAELDLLLSSEPGDAFDGGASNGGNGTHAAAIRELFASADMPERVRDEILAAYAKLGRGAVAVRSSATAEDLPGAAFAGQQDTFLNLTGEDEVVRAVARCWASLWTERAMTYRRRQGIDPREVAIAVVVQKMVPAAVAGVMFTANPVTGERGEMVVDANPGLGEAVVSGRVTPERYVLDGSGKVLSFVPGGREVVISAAAGGGTREMTGTPGARPGLVAEQLAELAQLGQEAQQHFGRPQDIEWAVAGGVLYVLQVRPITALPPQPPSLNWFQRWVGPFFWEMFQERPYPLDVSGWMRLGIWEMLRGMAGSVGVAFPMVEEFLPEEDGVVVQLIPPVPRPTLRSLAAPVSLLRRSREFKASEWTQDPRFEQFLADTERLNGTDLAPLRWRAVIAFVEECFGTMRAIRNLRISYLPGVLLPMLKMRLMLLLLGKMKLAPVLIAGAETRTSQANRALERLASIAADDPGLSRAFLETDSGQLLDLVEKDPEHGAFRAAFEAFQLEYGHRETTSVVLSSSPTWSDAPEVVLGLVKAMSGGRLQTVDKAGTAMEELNRHPVLRFEPLRRRMLAAVESARAGIAFREDSHFYATKAIPPIRRAYRELGRRLVLAGVIDKPEEIYHLRFEELESITDADDGALPASLRHRFRPLVLARVAKRRELEGIPLLDPALLFAGRLPSGGVLVSGTPSSRGQASGQVRVIRVPSEFGQLRGGEILVCPYTNPSWTPLFQRAAAVVVDAGGLASHAAIVAREYGIPAVMGTGSATSILTDGEWVLVDGTLGVVLPAASSTPTDSQ from the coding sequence ATGGACGACGCCCAGCCGCCAAAACCAATCCTCCATGCGCCCGCCACGGTCAGTGAGCCCCAGATGGCTCAGCAGATCACTGCGTCACTGGCCGAGTTCGGTAGGGGCGACGTCGCCGTCGCCGGCGGCAAGGGTGCGGCCCTGGGGGAATTGGTGCGTCAAGGGTTTCCCGTGCCGCCGGGATTCGTCATCACCACGGGCGCGTACCTCTCCTTCCTGGCGGAAACGAAGGCGGGGGCAGAACTGGACCTCTTGTTGTCCTCGGAGCCCGGTGACGCGTTCGACGGCGGTGCGTCCAACGGCGGCAACGGAACCCACGCTGCCGCCATCCGGGAGCTGTTCGCAAGCGCGGATATGCCCGAGCGCGTTCGAGACGAGATCCTCGCCGCCTATGCGAAGCTGGGCCGGGGTGCGGTCGCTGTCCGTTCCAGTGCTACTGCGGAGGACCTTCCCGGGGCCGCGTTTGCCGGGCAGCAGGACACCTTCCTTAACCTGACCGGCGAGGATGAGGTGGTACGGGCAGTCGCCAGGTGCTGGGCTTCGTTGTGGACCGAGCGGGCCATGACCTATCGCCGCCGGCAGGGAATCGACCCGCGCGAGGTGGCAATCGCCGTCGTCGTTCAGAAAATGGTGCCCGCCGCCGTGGCGGGCGTCATGTTCACAGCGAACCCGGTAACGGGTGAGCGCGGCGAGATGGTGGTGGATGCGAATCCCGGGCTCGGGGAAGCCGTGGTTTCGGGGCGGGTGACGCCAGAGCGCTACGTCCTGGACGGCTCCGGAAAAGTGCTCAGTTTCGTGCCGGGTGGTCGGGAGGTAGTGATCAGTGCGGCTGCGGGCGGGGGAACGCGGGAAATGACCGGCACGCCGGGTGCTAGGCCCGGGCTCGTGGCGGAGCAATTGGCGGAGCTGGCACAGCTGGGACAGGAAGCCCAGCAGCATTTTGGCCGTCCCCAAGACATTGAGTGGGCGGTGGCGGGAGGTGTGCTGTATGTTCTGCAGGTCCGGCCGATAACCGCACTCCCGCCCCAACCGCCCAGCCTCAACTGGTTTCAACGGTGGGTGGGACCCTTCTTCTGGGAGATGTTCCAGGAGCGGCCGTATCCGCTGGACGTTTCGGGGTGGATGCGCCTCGGCATATGGGAAATGTTGCGCGGGATGGCCGGGAGCGTGGGCGTTGCCTTCCCCATGGTCGAGGAGTTCCTGCCTGAGGAAGACGGCGTGGTGGTGCAGCTCATCCCGCCCGTGCCGCGCCCGACCCTCCGGTCGCTTGCTGCGCCGGTGTCATTGCTGCGACGCTCAAGGGAATTCAAGGCCAGCGAGTGGACCCAGGATCCGCGTTTTGAGCAGTTCCTTGCCGACACGGAACGGCTGAACGGAACGGACCTCGCTCCGCTGCGATGGCGCGCGGTCATCGCCTTCGTTGAGGAGTGCTTCGGGACGATGCGGGCCATCAGGAATCTCCGGATTTCGTACCTGCCGGGGGTTCTCTTGCCAATGCTGAAAATGCGTCTCATGCTCCTGTTGCTTGGCAAGATGAAGCTGGCTCCTGTGCTGATCGCGGGCGCGGAGACCCGGACAAGCCAGGCGAACCGCGCCCTTGAACGGCTGGCGTCCATCGCGGCGGACGACCCCGGGCTGTCACGCGCCTTTCTTGAGACCGATTCCGGCCAGCTGCTGGACCTGGTGGAAAAAGATCCCGAACATGGTGCTTTCCGCGCGGCGTTCGAGGCGTTCCAGCTTGAATACGGCCACCGCGAAACCACCAGCGTCGTCTTGAGCAGTTCGCCTACCTGGTCCGACGCCCCCGAAGTGGTTCTGGGCCTCGTGAAAGCGATGTCCGGAGGGCGGCTTCAAACGGTTGACAAGGCCGGGACGGCGATGGAGGAATTGAACCGCCACCCGGTGCTCCGTTTCGAACCACTGCGCCGGAGGATGCTCGCTGCGGTCGAGTCCGCCAGGGCTGGAATTGCGTTCCGCGAAGACAGCCACTTCTACGCCACCAAAGCCATTCCGCCGATCCGCCGCGCCTACCGGGAGCTGGGACGCCGGTTGGTGTTGGCGGGCGTGATCGACAAGCCGGAGGAGATCTATCACTTGCGGTTCGAGGAACTGGAGTCCATTACAGACGCCGACGACGGCGCGCTGCCGGCTTCCCTCCGGCACCGCTTCCGGCCGCTGGTGCTGGCTCGGGTGGCGAAACGGCGTGAGCTCGAAGGGATTCCGCTGCTCGATCCTGCGTTGCTTTTTGCTGGACGCCTGCCCTCTGGAGGCGTCTTGGTTTCCGGTACGCCGTCCAGCCGTGGCCAGGCAAGCGGCCAGGTTCGCGTGATCCGGGTACCGAGCGAGTTCGGCCAGCTGCGTGGGGGGGAAATCCTGGTCTGCCCCTATACCAACCCTTCCTGGACTCCGCTGTTCCAACGGGCGGCCGCGGTTGTGGTGGATGCCGGTGGACTCGCCTCGCATGCGGCGATCGTTGCGAGGGAATACGGAATTCCGGCCGTCATGGGCACCGGCTCGGCCACCAGCATCTTGACCGACGGAGAGTGGGTGCTCGTCGACGGAACCTTGGGAGTGGTCCTTCCGGCCGCTTCGAGCACCCCAACTGACTCGCAGTAG
- a CDS encoding phosphoenolpyruvate carboxykinase (GTP), which produces MGDLARLPLLEKAPTTHARLLAWVEEVAELTQPDRIHWVDGSEAEYTKLTDGLVAAGTLKRLNPETFPNSFAAFSDPADVARVEEQTYICSEKERDAGFTNNWMAPAEMKQKLRGLFAGSMRGRTMYVIPFVMGHLDAEDPKFGVEITDSAYVVASMRIMARIGTDVLERITQTDAFFVPALHSLGAPLEDGQTDVAWPCNPDKWIVHFPEERSIWSFGSGYGGNALLGKKCYALRIASVMARDEGWLAEHMLILKLTSPEQKTYYISAAFPSACGKTNLALLDPAIKGWKVETLGDDITWMRFGKEGELRAVNPEAGLFGVAPGTGWGTNPNAMRAIAKGNSIFTNVALTDDGGVWWEGMTQETPAHLTDWQGNSWTPESDKPAAHPNSRFCTPIDQIDMLAEEYFSPEGVELSAILFGGRRKTTIPLVTEARDWSNGIFMGSTLSSETTAAAAGAVGVVRRDPMAMLPFIGYDAGDYLNHWVNLSAKANSERLPKIFLVNWFRRTADGGFAWPGFGDNARVLKWAIERIEGKTDAVETPIGFVPTGESIDLEGLDMTPAEVEAAVRVDPAEWKTELASIEEWYAKFGGSLPAALLSELEGLKARLA; this is translated from the coding sequence ATGGGCGATCTGGCGCGACTGCCGCTGCTTGAGAAGGCACCTACTACGCATGCACGCTTGTTGGCCTGGGTGGAGGAAGTAGCCGAGCTGACACAGCCGGACCGCATCCACTGGGTTGATGGCAGCGAAGCGGAATACACGAAACTGACCGACGGACTCGTCGCCGCGGGCACCCTGAAAAGGCTGAACCCGGAGACGTTCCCGAACTCCTTTGCCGCTTTCTCCGATCCTGCCGACGTGGCCCGTGTGGAAGAGCAGACCTACATCTGCTCCGAAAAGGAACGCGACGCAGGCTTCACCAACAACTGGATGGCTCCGGCCGAGATGAAGCAGAAGCTGCGTGGACTGTTCGCGGGCTCCATGCGCGGCCGCACCATGTACGTCATCCCGTTTGTCATGGGCCACCTGGACGCCGAAGACCCGAAGTTCGGCGTCGAGATCACCGACTCCGCCTACGTTGTTGCCTCGATGCGCATCATGGCCCGCATCGGTACCGACGTGCTGGAGCGCATCACGCAGACGGATGCGTTCTTCGTCCCCGCGCTGCATTCCCTGGGCGCCCCGCTTGAGGACGGCCAGACAGACGTTGCCTGGCCCTGCAACCCGGACAAGTGGATCGTGCACTTCCCGGAAGAGCGCTCCATCTGGTCCTTCGGCTCGGGCTACGGCGGCAACGCCCTCCTCGGCAAGAAGTGCTACGCCCTGCGTATCGCGTCCGTCATGGCCCGCGACGAAGGCTGGCTGGCCGAGCACATGCTCATCCTGAAGCTGACCTCGCCTGAGCAGAAGACTTACTACATCTCTGCGGCCTTCCCGTCTGCTTGCGGCAAGACCAACCTGGCCCTTCTGGACCCCGCCATCAAGGGCTGGAAGGTCGAAACCCTCGGCGACGACATCACCTGGATGCGCTTTGGCAAGGAAGGCGAACTCCGCGCCGTCAACCCCGAGGCTGGCCTGTTCGGCGTTGCTCCGGGCACCGGTTGGGGCACCAACCCGAATGCCATGCGCGCCATCGCCAAGGGCAACAGCATCTTCACCAACGTTGCGTTGACCGACGACGGCGGTGTGTGGTGGGAGGGAATGACGCAGGAGACTCCTGCGCACCTGACTGACTGGCAGGGCAACTCCTGGACCCCGGAGTCCGACAAGCCCGCCGCACACCCGAACTCCCGTTTCTGCACGCCGATCGACCAGATCGACATGCTGGCCGAGGAGTACTTCAGCCCCGAAGGCGTGGAACTCTCCGCGATCCTCTTCGGCGGACGCCGCAAGACCACCATCCCGCTGGTCACTGAGGCACGCGACTGGTCCAACGGCATCTTCATGGGTTCGACGCTGTCCTCCGAGACCACTGCTGCTGCGGCAGGTGCCGTCGGCGTTGTGCGTCGCGACCCCATGGCCATGCTGCCGTTCATCGGCTATGACGCAGGCGATTACCTGAACCACTGGGTGAACCTGTCCGCCAAGGCGAACTCGGAGCGGCTGCCGAAGATCTTCCTGGTCAACTGGTTCCGCCGCACCGCTGATGGTGGTTTCGCGTGGCCTGGCTTCGGTGACAATGCCCGCGTCCTCAAATGGGCTATCGAGCGCATTGAAGGCAAGACCGACGCCGTCGAGACCCCCATCGGATTCGTGCCGACAGGCGAGTCCATCGATCTCGAAGGACTGGACATGACCCCCGCTGAGGTGGAGGCCGCAGTCCGCGTCGACCCCGCCGAGTGGAAGACCGAACTGGCATCGATCGAGGAGTGGTACGCAAAGTTCGGCGGGTCCCTGCCGGCTGCGTTGCTGTCCGAGCTGGAAGGCTTGAAGGCCCGCCTGGCCTAG
- a CDS encoding FadR/GntR family transcriptional regulator, producing the protein MTTSGVVPQARFSAQARLRALQSDIMELILERELEAGDPLPTENELSVALGVGRNTLRESLKVLQALGVIEIRHGFGMFVAPSNFEALADGLTFRGRLSLRHQGFEALQLVDVRQALESGLIGSSMDVMTSEQLASIEETVKQMEELAGAGENFVAADAEFHRRLFEPLNNELLINLMGVFWKVYRKIHVEIGSANEDLVATAAMHRNIYSAVATGDKSAAAELLNRHFDGIRRRISEAVAA; encoded by the coding sequence ATGACCACTTCCGGTGTCGTTCCGCAAGCGCGGTTCAGCGCACAGGCCCGGCTCAGGGCCCTTCAATCGGACATTATGGAGCTGATCCTCGAGCGCGAGCTGGAGGCAGGCGATCCTTTGCCCACGGAAAATGAACTCTCCGTGGCGCTGGGAGTCGGGCGGAACACCCTCCGTGAGTCCCTGAAAGTGCTCCAGGCCCTGGGTGTCATCGAGATTCGCCACGGCTTCGGCATGTTCGTCGCCCCCAGCAATTTCGAGGCCCTCGCGGACGGCCTAACCTTCCGTGGCCGTTTGTCCCTGCGCCACCAGGGGTTCGAGGCGCTGCAACTCGTGGATGTGCGCCAGGCCCTTGAATCGGGGCTGATCGGCTCCTCCATGGACGTAATGACCTCCGAGCAGCTCGCGTCGATCGAAGAAACCGTCAAGCAGATGGAAGAGCTCGCAGGCGCGGGAGAAAACTTCGTCGCCGCCGACGCCGAGTTCCACCGCCGGCTGTTCGAACCGCTGAATAACGAGCTCCTCATCAACCTCATGGGCGTCTTCTGGAAGGTCTACCGGAAGATCCACGTGGAAATCGGCTCGGCCAACGAAGACCTTGTAGCCACCGCTGCCATGCACCGAAACATCTATTCCGCCGTCGCAACCGGCGACAAGTCCGCTGCCGCCGAACTGCTCAACCGCCACTTCGACGGAATCCGCCGCCGCATCAGCGAGGCCGTCGCCGCGTAG
- a CDS encoding ABC transporter substrate-binding protein, whose product MVRHLMSNTINNLSVVNDASRRNFLKLSAAAGAAAAFTATLSACGGPAATTAGGGNNTAAVNKDLTIEAGISYALSTGFDPLTSSGATPQAANLHIFEGLVELHPATREPYNALAASDPKKVNDTTYQVTIRDGAKFHSGAPVTTDDVVYSFTRVMDPANKSLFSQFIPFIKDVKALDTKTVEFSLKYPFPGFGPRISVVKVVPKALASTDPKGFDAKPVGSGPYKLISAVKDDKIVFEAFADYNGPKPALAKGMTWLLLSDAAARVTAAQSGRVQAIEDVPYLDMDGLKSKDRVESVQSFGMLFLMFNCAKAPFDNKLVRQALHYGLDKDSIIKKALFGNAKAASSYFQEGHPDYVKAKNVYGYDAQKAADLLKQAGVSNLEFELLTTDTAWVKDVAPLMLESWNKIPGVKVTAKNLQSGALYSDRVGKADFSVVAAPGDPSVFGNDADLLLSWFYSGATWMTKRAYWTAPESATLQGLMDKGSQASTADAKNITGQIVDLVSEELPLYPIFHRQLPSAWDDKKLSGFKPLPTTGLSFIGVGRTS is encoded by the coding sequence ATGGTGAGGCATCTTATGAGCAACACGATTAACAACCTGTCGGTGGTCAACGACGCCAGCCGACGCAACTTTCTCAAGCTGAGCGCGGCGGCGGGCGCTGCCGCGGCTTTCACGGCTACCCTTTCGGCATGTGGCGGCCCCGCCGCAACGACCGCGGGTGGAGGGAACAATACGGCTGCGGTCAACAAGGACCTCACCATCGAAGCGGGCATCTCCTATGCGCTGTCCACAGGTTTCGATCCTCTGACGTCCTCTGGTGCCACACCGCAGGCCGCCAACCTGCACATCTTCGAAGGGCTCGTGGAGCTCCACCCCGCCACCCGCGAGCCCTATAACGCGTTGGCCGCCAGCGATCCCAAGAAGGTCAACGACACCACGTACCAAGTGACCATCCGTGATGGTGCCAAGTTCCACAGCGGTGCACCTGTCACGACGGACGATGTTGTCTACTCCTTCACGCGCGTGATGGACCCGGCCAACAAGTCCCTGTTCTCCCAGTTCATTCCGTTCATCAAGGACGTCAAGGCCCTCGACACCAAGACGGTGGAATTCTCCTTGAAGTACCCGTTCCCGGGCTTCGGACCGCGAATCTCCGTGGTGAAGGTGGTTCCGAAGGCGTTGGCCTCGACCGACCCGAAGGGATTCGATGCCAAGCCCGTCGGTTCCGGCCCGTACAAGCTGATCTCGGCCGTCAAGGACGACAAGATCGTCTTCGAAGCATTCGCCGACTACAACGGACCCAAGCCCGCACTCGCCAAGGGCATGACCTGGCTGTTGCTCTCAGACGCCGCTGCCCGTGTCACCGCGGCCCAGTCGGGCCGAGTCCAGGCGATCGAAGACGTACCGTACCTGGACATGGACGGACTCAAGTCCAAGGACCGGGTTGAATCCGTGCAGTCCTTCGGCATGCTCTTCCTGATGTTCAACTGTGCCAAGGCCCCGTTCGACAACAAGCTGGTCCGCCAAGCCCTTCACTACGGACTGGACAAAGACTCCATCATCAAGAAGGCCTTGTTCGGCAACGCCAAGGCGGCGTCGTCGTACTTCCAGGAAGGCCACCCGGACTACGTCAAGGCCAAGAACGTCTACGGCTACGATGCGCAGAAGGCCGCCGACCTCCTCAAGCAAGCCGGCGTGAGCAATCTTGAATTCGAACTGCTCACCACGGACACAGCCTGGGTCAAGGACGTTGCCCCGCTGATGCTGGAATCCTGGAACAAGATCCCCGGCGTCAAGGTCACCGCAAAGAACCTGCAGTCCGGCGCCTTGTATTCAGACAGGGTTGGCAAGGCCGACTTCTCCGTGGTCGCGGCCCCGGGCGATCCTTCAGTCTTCGGCAACGACGCAGACCTGCTCCTGAGCTGGTTCTACTCGGGTGCCACCTGGATGACCAAGCGTGCCTATTGGACCGCTCCGGAAAGCGCTACCCTGCAGGGCCTGATGGACAAGGGCTCACAGGCCTCAACCGCTGACGCCAAGAATATCACCGGGCAGATCGTGGACCTCGTCTCCGAGGAACTCCCGCTGTACCCGATCTTCCACCGCCAGCTCCCCAGCGCATGGGACGACAAGAAGCTCTCGGGCTTCAAGCCGCTGCCCACCACCGGCCTGTCCTTCATCGGCGTCGGCCGCACCTCCTAG
- a CDS encoding ABC transporter permease, whose protein sequence is MVMILRLLGRRLAALPLMILGITLLVFLVLQAAPGDQASSALGEGASEAAKQQYRQDNGLNDPLFIQYFRFLGRLVHLDLGVTTPPSKSVASMIASAFPLTLQLTFLGVIIAVVLSLVFGIIGALYRDKWQDQLVRIFSIAAIATPSFWLGILLIQWFALGDNPMFPSGGIATPESGFGGWLNSMALPALALGIPVSASLIRVVRTSMVEELDRDYVRTAIGNGVPYREVVSRNVLRNALVTPVTVLGLRVGYLLGGAVVIEMIFALPGMGQLILNGITNLDVNLVQGVVLTISVTFVLVNIVVDLLYLLINPRIRTV, encoded by the coding sequence ATGGTCATGATATTGCGTCTGCTTGGACGCAGACTCGCGGCATTGCCCTTGATGATCCTGGGCATCACGCTGCTGGTCTTCCTCGTCCTTCAAGCAGCCCCGGGCGACCAGGCCAGCTCGGCCCTCGGCGAAGGCGCCAGCGAGGCCGCCAAACAGCAGTACCGCCAGGACAACGGCCTGAACGATCCCCTGTTCATCCAGTACTTCCGTTTCCTGGGCAGGCTCGTGCATCTCGATCTTGGCGTGACCACGCCGCCGTCCAAATCGGTGGCAAGCATGATTGCCTCGGCCTTCCCGTTGACGCTCCAGCTGACCTTCCTCGGCGTGATCATCGCCGTCGTACTGTCCTTGGTTTTCGGCATCATCGGCGCCCTTTACCGCGACAAGTGGCAGGACCAGCTGGTCCGGATCTTCTCCATCGCGGCCATCGCCACCCCGTCCTTCTGGCTTGGCATCCTGCTCATCCAGTGGTTCGCGCTCGGTGACAACCCGATGTTCCCTTCGGGTGGAATCGCGACGCCGGAGTCCGGCTTCGGCGGCTGGCTCAACTCGATGGCACTCCCGGCCCTCGCGCTCGGCATCCCCGTTTCCGCTTCCTTGATTCGCGTGGTCCGCACCTCGATGGTGGAGGAATTGGACCGCGACTACGTCCGCACGGCCATCGGCAACGGGGTCCCCTATCGTGAAGTGGTTTCCAGGAACGTCCTGCGCAACGCGCTGGTCACTCCGGTGACCGTACTGGGACTCCGCGTGGGCTACCTGCTGGGCGGCGCCGTCGTCATCGAAATGATTTTCGCCCTTCCCGGCATGGGCCAGCTGATCCTCAACGGCATCACCAACCTGGACGTCAACCTGGTCCAGGGCGTGGTCCTCACCATTTCCGTCACCTTCGTTCTGGTGAACATCGTGGTGGACCTCCTGTACCTGCTCATCAACCCCCGAATCAGGACGGTATAG
- a CDS encoding dipeptide/oligopeptide/nickel ABC transporter permease/ATP-binding protein has protein sequence MRSKLAERLSAPGVRFKSLPWGSRLALLFLVVIGLAAIFAPLVAPHDPLETFIPAQAPDGDHFFGTDRLGRDVFSRLLYGSQSSLMIGLGAVALAIVVGAVLGSLAATSSKAVNEIIMRLMDILMAFPGIALAAVLLAAFGNSVPTIIVAIAIIYTPQLARVVRANVLAQYGEDYVRAERVMGASRPYILLKHIVRNTAAPVLVFATVMVADAIILEASLSFLGAGVQDPAPSWGNVISYGRNLVLSGGWWATTFAGLTILLTVLALNILAEGLTDAMVNPKLRKAPVVKDDDGAAAAFAGAAVAGAAVDTEIATSVAQPSVVEQHELDGVRPANNDPLSEEDYTASVLNDPRIALASPHALLDKELELLASIEAKRTDRLPQVPAGARNVLEVKNLSIRFPGRFGETAIVDNVSFTVREGETMGLVGESGCGKSITSLAIMGLLPKTAEITGSIVFDGKELLDSGSKHSNAKAYQGLRGEQIAMVYQDALSSLNPSMKIKEQMTQLTKRGGRKTPAELLELVKLDPVRTLASYPHELSGGQRQRVLIAMALSRSPKIVVADEPTTALDVTVQKQVVELLNELREQLGFAMVFVSHDLALVASLAHRITVMYAGQVVESAQASELLQNPRHEYTRGLLGAVLSIEADAVRLHQIPGTVPSPRDFASGDRFAARSLRPDADPNQQLVLTVVESAGGGADRDHYWASHLKEDAK, from the coding sequence ATGCGCAGCAAACTTGCTGAACGGCTCAGCGCCCCGGGCGTCCGCTTCAAGTCCCTCCCTTGGGGATCGCGTCTTGCCTTGTTGTTCCTCGTGGTGATCGGCCTGGCGGCTATCTTCGCGCCCCTCGTCGCACCGCACGATCCCCTGGAAACGTTCATCCCGGCCCAAGCGCCGGACGGCGACCATTTCTTCGGTACCGACCGTCTGGGGCGTGATGTCTTCTCCCGGCTGCTCTACGGTTCCCAATCCTCCCTGATGATCGGCCTCGGCGCGGTGGCCCTCGCGATCGTCGTCGGCGCCGTGCTTGGCTCGCTCGCCGCGACGTCCAGCAAGGCGGTCAACGAGATCATCATGCGACTCATGGACATCCTCATGGCGTTCCCGGGCATCGCCCTCGCAGCCGTGCTGCTGGCGGCTTTCGGCAACTCGGTACCCACCATCATCGTCGCCATCGCCATCATCTACACACCGCAGCTCGCCCGGGTGGTCCGCGCCAATGTGCTCGCCCAGTACGGTGAAGACTACGTCCGGGCCGAACGAGTGATGGGTGCAAGCCGCCCCTACATCCTGCTCAAGCACATCGTCCGTAACACCGCCGCCCCTGTGCTGGTTTTCGCCACGGTCATGGTGGCCGACGCCATCATCCTCGAAGCCTCGCTGTCCTTCCTGGGAGCCGGCGTCCAGGATCCCGCACCGTCCTGGGGCAACGTGATCTCCTACGGCCGCAACCTGGTCCTTTCAGGTGGCTGGTGGGCAACGACCTTCGCAGGCCTCACGATCTTGCTCACTGTCCTTGCGCTGAACATCCTGGCCGAAGGCCTCACCGACGCCATGGTGAACCCGAAGCTGCGCAAGGCCCCGGTGGTGAAGGACGACGACGGTGCTGCCGCTGCCTTTGCCGGCGCCGCCGTGGCGGGTGCAGCCGTCGATACCGAAATCGCGACGTCGGTGGCCCAGCCATCCGTCGTGGAACAGCACGAACTCGACGGCGTTCGGCCGGCAAACAACGATCCCCTCTCCGAAGAGGACTACACGGCGTCGGTCCTGAACGATCCGAGGATTGCCCTGGCGAGTCCGCACGCGCTCCTCGACAAGGAACTCGAACTCCTGGCTTCCATCGAGGCCAAGCGCACCGATCGGCTCCCCCAGGTCCCGGCCGGCGCCAGGAACGTGCTGGAGGTCAAGAACCTGTCCATCCGCTTCCCCGGGCGCTTCGGCGAAACCGCGATCGTGGACAACGTCTCCTTCACCGTCCGCGAAGGGGAAACCATGGGCCTGGTGGGCGAATCCGGTTGCGGCAAGTCCATCACGTCCCTGGCCATCATGGGCCTCCTGCCCAAGACTGCCGAGATCACCGGATCCATCGTCTTCGATGGCAAAGAACTCCTGGATTCCGGCTCGAAGCACAGCAACGCCAAGGCCTATCAGGGCCTGCGGGGCGAGCAGATCGCCATGGTCTACCAGGATGCGCTGAGCTCGCTCAACCCGTCCATGAAGATCAAGGAGCAGATGACCCAGCTGACCAAGCGCGGCGGCCGCAAGACCCCCGCCGAGTTGCTGGAACTGGTCAAACTCGATCCCGTCCGCACGCTTGCCAGCTACCCGCACGAACTCTCCGGCGGCCAGCGCCAGCGCGTGCTGATCGCCATGGCTCTTTCCCGCTCGCCGAAGATCGTGGTGGCCGACGAACCCACCACGGCCCTGGACGTCACCGTCCAGAAGCAGGTGGTGGAGCTGCTCAACGAACTGCGCGAACAGCTCGGCTTCGCCATGGTCTTCGTCAGCCACGACCTCGCTTTGGTTGCCTCCTTGGCGCACCGGATCACGGTCATGTACGCAGGCCAGGTAGTGGAATCGGCACAGGCTTCCGAGCTCCTGCAGAACCCGCGGCACGAATACACGCGAGGTCTGTTGGGCGCAGTTCTTTCGATCGAGGCCGACGCCGTCCGCCTCCACCAGATCCCCGGCACCGTGCCGTCTCCGCGGGATTTCGCTTCGGGCGACCGCTTTGCGGCCCGCTCCTTGAGGCCCGACGCCGATCCGAACCAGCAATTGGTCCTCACCGTTGTTGAATCCGCCGGTGGCGGAGCAGACCGGGACCACTACTGGGCCAGCCACCTGAAGGAGGACGCAAAGTGA
- a CDS encoding ATP-binding cassette domain-containing protein: MSTSQRDIPAKPVIELKDVKVHHRARTGGLFRPNIVKAVNGVDFSISRGETVGIVGESGCGKSTLASVLVGLQTPTSGQVLFHGKPAIKRNARMRKDFGRAVSVVFQDPATALNPRMTIEDILTDPLQVHGIGNAASRSEKVKELLALVGLPQSAGEVTPSQVSGGQRQRVAIARALALDPDIIVADEPTSALDVSVRAQVLNLLSDLKTQLNLGMVFISHDIQTVRYVSDRICVMYFGQIVEEGPAAQVFDNPSNDYTKKLLGAAPSLLHT, from the coding sequence GTGAGTACTTCCCAACGGGATATCCCAGCCAAACCGGTCATCGAACTCAAGGACGTCAAGGTTCACCACCGGGCCCGCACCGGCGGCCTCTTCCGGCCCAACATCGTCAAGGCCGTCAACGGTGTGGACTTCAGCATCAGCCGTGGCGAGACTGTCGGGATCGTCGGCGAGTCCGGCTGCGGCAAGTCCACGCTCGCCTCGGTGCTCGTGGGACTTCAGACCCCGACGTCGGGCCAGGTGCTATTCCACGGCAAGCCGGCCATCAAACGCAACGCACGCATGCGCAAGGATTTCGGGCGTGCCGTATCCGTGGTCTTCCAGGACCCGGCCACGGCGCTCAACCCGCGCATGACCATCGAGGATATCCTCACCGATCCCCTGCAAGTCCACGGCATCGGCAACGCAGCGTCCCGCTCGGAGAAAGTCAAGGAACTGCTGGCCCTCGTCGGTTTGCCGCAATCGGCAGGCGAGGTCACGCCGTCGCAGGTTTCCGGCGGCCAGCGCCAGCGCGTGGCGATTGCGCGCGCCCTCGCTTTGGATCCGGACATCATCGTGGCGGACGAACCGACGTCGGCGCTCGATGTTTCCGTCCGAGCCCAGGTCCTGAACCTCCTGTCCGATCTGAAGACCCAGCTGAACCTCGGCATGGTGTTCATTTCGCACGACATCCAGACCGTCCGCTACGTCTCGGACCGGATCTGCGTCATGTATTTCGGACAGATCGTCGAGGAAGGCCCGGCCGCACAGGTCTTCGACAACCCAAGCAACGACTACACCAAGAAGCTGCTCGGCGCCGCACCAAGCCTGCTCCACACCTAA